In one Silene latifolia isolate original U9 population chromosome 10, ASM4854445v1, whole genome shotgun sequence genomic region, the following are encoded:
- the LOC141608329 gene encoding secreted RxLR effector protein 161-like, translating to MKDCSPSVIPIVKGDRFCLDQCPRNDIEREQMKNIPYASAVGSIMYAQVCTRPDIAYAVGVLGRYQSNPGLDHWKAAKKVLRYLQGTKDYMLMFRRTENLEILGYSDSDYTGCIDSRKSTSGYVFMLADGAVSWRSVKQNLTATYTMEAEFISCFEATSHGVWLKSFISGLRVVDSICRPLRMYCENSTAVFMAKNNKSGSRSKHIDIKYLAIKERVQEKKVIIEYIGTELMIADPLTKGMPIKTFKDHIVRMGLGSIM from the coding sequence ATGAAAGATTGTTCACCAAGTGTAATACCAATTGTGAAAGGTGACCGGTTTTGCTTGGACCAGTGCCCTAGGAATGACATTGAAAGAGAACAAATGAAGAATATTCCATATGCTTCAGCTGTTGGTAGCATTATGTATGCTCAGGTCTGTACTAGACCCGATATTGCATATGCGGTTGGAGTGTTAGGAAGATATCAGAGTAACCCAGGACTTGATCACTGGAAGGCTGCAAAGAAAGTGTTGAGATACCTTCAAGGTACTAAGGATTACATGCTTATGTTTAGACGGACTGAGAATCTTGAAATACTAGGTTATTCCGACTCCGACTATACGGGTTGCATAGATTCACGTAAATCCACATCaggatatgtgtttatgctagcTGATGGAGCTGTGTCATGGAGGAGTGTAAAACAAAACTTGACAGCTACTTATACTATGGAGGCTGAGTTCATATCTTGTTTTGAGGCTACCTCACATGGTGTTTGGTTGAAAAGTTTCATATCTGGGCTTAGAGTTGTTGACTCTATTTGTAGGCCGCTAAGAATGTATTGTGAAAATTCAACTGCTGTGTTTATGGCTAAGAATAATAAAAGTGGAAGTCgaagtaaacacatcgacataaagTATCTAGCCATAAAGGAGCGTGTTCAGGAAAAAAAAGTGATCATTGAATACATTGGCACAGAGTTGATGATTGCAGATCCCTTGACTAAAGGCATGCCAATTAAGACTTTCAAGGATCATATAGTGAGAATGGGACTTGGTTCCATCATGTAG